In Nocardioides faecalis, the following proteins share a genomic window:
- the thrB gene encoding homoserine kinase, producing the protein MTFVDGPVRVSVPATSANLGPGFDTLGLALDLRDTLEAEVTSGGLSVEVDGHGKGEVPLDESHLVVRAMQATFDRLGRSPAGLRLSCTNVIPHARGLGSSSAAIVGGVWLARELVAGGRLLLSDTALLDLAAQLEGHPDNVAPAMLGGFVISGQDADGVFFAVPGSVDPRVSAVVFVPPSPVSTAAARRLLPAQVPHADAAANAGRAALLVAALSGRPEELLRATEDRLHQDYRRPAMPESLELVDTLRAEGVPAVVSGAGPTVLAFTEGVGTASSAALAARCPSGWAMHQVAISHVGAALADAR; encoded by the coding sequence ATGACCTTCGTCGACGGGCCCGTGCGGGTCAGCGTGCCGGCCACCTCGGCCAACCTCGGCCCCGGGTTCGACACCCTCGGCCTGGCACTCGACCTGCGCGACACGCTGGAGGCCGAGGTGACCTCCGGCGGCCTGTCCGTGGAGGTGGACGGTCACGGCAAGGGTGAGGTGCCTCTCGACGAGAGCCACCTCGTCGTCCGCGCGATGCAGGCGACGTTCGACCGGCTGGGGCGTTCGCCCGCGGGCCTGCGGCTGTCGTGCACCAACGTGATCCCGCACGCGCGAGGACTCGGCTCCTCCTCGGCGGCGATCGTCGGCGGCGTGTGGCTCGCCCGTGAGCTGGTGGCGGGCGGGCGGCTGCTGCTGAGCGACACCGCGCTGCTGGACCTGGCCGCGCAGCTGGAGGGCCACCCGGACAACGTGGCCCCGGCCATGCTCGGCGGGTTCGTGATCTCCGGGCAGGACGCCGACGGGGTGTTCTTCGCCGTCCCCGGCTCGGTCGACCCCAGGGTCAGCGCCGTGGTCTTCGTGCCGCCCTCGCCCGTCTCCACCGCGGCCGCCCGCCGGCTCCTGCCCGCCCAGGTGCCGCACGCGGACGCCGCTGCGAACGCGGGCCGCGCGGCCCTGCTGGTCGCCGCGCTCTCGGGCCGTCCCGAGGAGCTGCTGCGCGCCACCGAGGACCGGCTGCACCAGGACTACCGCCGCCCGGCGATGCCCGAGAGCCTGGAGCTGGTGGACACGCTGCGCGCGGAGGGCGTGCCGGCGGTCGTCTCCGGTGCGGGCCCGACGGTCCTGGCCTTCACCGAGGGCGTGGGTACGGCGTCCTCGGCCGCGCTGGCCGCCCGCTGCCCGAGCGGCTGGGCGATGCACCAGGTCGCGATCAGCCACGTCGGGGCGGCGCTCGCCGACGCTCGGTGA
- the thrC gene encoding threonine synthase, which yields MSDTSQAAAPNAQANGQWRGVIEEYRTLLDIPQDTPAVTLREGGTPLVHSDWLSGLTGAQVWLKVEGNNPTGSFKDRGMTTALSVAVHEGAKAVVCASTGNTSASMAAYAAKAGVTPIVLVPEGKISAGKMAQAVLHGSLVIQVRGNFDDCLRMAREMAWSYPVALVNSVNPARLEGQKTAAFEIVDFLGDAPDFHLLPVGNAGNISAYWLGYTQYAALGRATKRPVMRGFQAAGAAPLVTGEPFPEPETAATAIRIGNPASWKLAEAARDESGGRFAAVSDAQILAAQKQLAAKDGVFVEPASAAGIAGILAELEAGESYAGATVAITVTGHGLKDITTALEGLVLPETVVDADVDAAARAAGL from the coding sequence ATGAGCGACACCAGCCAGGCAGCAGCCCCCAACGCCCAGGCCAACGGCCAGTGGCGCGGCGTCATCGAGGAGTACCGCACCCTCCTCGACATCCCGCAGGACACCCCGGCGGTGACGCTGCGCGAAGGCGGCACCCCGCTGGTGCACAGCGACTGGCTCTCCGGGCTGACCGGCGCTCAGGTCTGGCTCAAGGTCGAGGGCAACAACCCCACCGGCTCCTTCAAGGACCGCGGGATGACGACCGCGCTCTCGGTCGCCGTGCACGAGGGCGCGAAGGCCGTGGTGTGCGCCTCGACGGGCAACACGTCCGCCTCCATGGCCGCGTACGCCGCCAAGGCCGGGGTCACCCCCATCGTGCTGGTGCCGGAGGGCAAGATCTCCGCGGGCAAGATGGCGCAGGCGGTGCTGCACGGCTCGCTCGTCATCCAGGTCCGCGGCAACTTCGACGACTGCCTGCGGATGGCCCGGGAGATGGCCTGGAGCTACCCGGTCGCGCTGGTCAACTCCGTCAACCCGGCCCGCCTCGAGGGGCAGAAGACGGCCGCGTTCGAGATCGTCGACTTCCTCGGCGACGCCCCCGACTTCCACCTGCTCCCGGTCGGCAACGCCGGCAACATCTCGGCCTACTGGCTGGGCTACACGCAGTACGCCGCGCTGGGGCGGGCGACCAAGCGCCCGGTGATGCGCGGGTTCCAGGCCGCAGGTGCCGCTCCGCTGGTCACCGGCGAGCCGTTCCCCGAGCCCGAGACCGCGGCCACCGCGATCCGGATCGGCAACCCCGCCTCCTGGAAGCTCGCCGAGGCCGCCCGCGACGAGTCGGGCGGGCGGTTCGCCGCCGTCTCGGACGCGCAGATCCTCGCCGCGCAGAAGCAGCTCGCCGCCAAGGACGGGGTCTTCGTGGAGCCCGCCTCGGCGGCCGGCATCGCCGGCATCCTCGCCGAGCTGGAGGCGGGGGAGTCCTACGCCGGGGCCACGGTGGCGATCACCGTCACCGGCCACGGCCTCAAGGACATCACCACCGCCCTCGAGGGACTGGTGCTGCCCGAGACCGTCGTCGACGCGGACGTCGACGCGGCCGCGCGCGCGGCCGGCCTCTGA